In Brassica napus cultivar Da-Ae chromosome A3, Da-Ae, whole genome shotgun sequence, the sequence aataaaaccctaatctctaacCCATGGAAGAGGGATCATACTTGGAACATACGCATACCCACAAACGAAGGCGCGAGAATAGTCACGCACGTAGTTTCGTTCCGTCACCTTCTTACTCTTCACCCCATCCTCATCAATCTCATAAAGAGTACAGCAACTACAAGCCTTATCAGTACCTTTTCCTTCAACTTCCACGCACCACACGATCACACTCTTAGGCTTCACAAAGCAGTACACAGGACGAGCAGCAGTTGCGTGGACCCGTAACGCCGGAAGATCAAGGCCGGACAAACTGAAATACTTGCTAAACGAGACATCACCATCACCCAACTTGCTCGAAACCCACACCTCAATCTTCCTTGACGCTGCGTCTTGCTGCAGCAACGACAAGCTATCTCCATTGAAACAAGACAAGTGACTATTATCACCGTAAGAGGGAGGACAGAAACATATGTCCTTGAACGTTTCATCCGAGAAATCGAAAACTCTAATGAACTTCTCATATTCTTTCCAACATCTATAAGCAACCCAATACATGTTACCCATCAGAGACACACACTTCCTCGCAATCTCCACGTCGACATCAACCTTGCCGCCAACGGTTCTCCAAGAACTCGTCTCGAACTCGTAAACCTCAACCTCTGGCACGTCCTCGAAACCCTCGACCTCAAACGGACGAGACGTGAACCTCACGAGCTTGTAATTACCATCGCCGCTGTATCCAATCCCGTAGTAGTCACCACTCGTGATGCACCCCGTGGGCTGCTCGACCCATTTGATTTTATTCaaaagaggattccaaagtgcGATGTTGGGGAGTATTGATCCGTCGCTTCTGCACTTCCAACCACGATGCGCAACCAGCATGAGTCCGTCGCAGTGAACCATGAGGGTGTAGACCAAAGTATTGATGTTATATGGATGTTGTAGTAGCTCGTTTGGGATTGGTGATGCTGCGCTTCTTCTGGTTATTGGATCCATGATCCGTACCTTGTCGAAGATTCTTATGAAGCGTTCTTGGGGACGTTCTTTGGAGCGTTGGAGGTGTTCGTTGATGAACCTTTTGTTGGTGATGAGAGCGTGCCATTTCTTGCACGTCGGTTTTGATCGGACGAGAGCTTCCGCCGGAGTCCGGTAAAAGATTTCTTGTATTATCTCCGGTGGCAGCAGCGGCAAGGACCATGAACGCCTTGGGGAAGCCATGAGCGCTCTGAGGAAGATTCGAGTCGTATCAGAGATTCTTGGATAAAAATTAAGAAGAGGGAAACGACTAAACAATGTGGTTCTTTTTACCGTTAAAACAGTTAAAGATTCAACCGAAACGAACCAAAAACACGAACCGGTTTTCGTAACCACCGTTTTTtggataattattattttcctcCCTGTgattctttaattttttcattttgtaaaatattttaacctCATTGACTGAATAAAATCAAGCGTAACACTTAAAGATTCAACCTGACCAAAAACATGAAATCTTTGAATCTTAATGACTGAATAAAGCAGACGAACCGGTTTAGTAATC encodes:
- the LOC106355590 gene encoding F-box protein At3g08750, translated to MASPRRSWSLPLLPPEIIQEIFYRTPAEALVRSKPTCKKWHALITNKRFINEHLQRSKERPQERFIRIFDKVRIMDPITRRSAASPIPNELLQHPYNINTLVYTLMVHCDGLMLVAHRGWKCRSDGSILPNIALWNPLLNKIKWVEQPTGCITSGDYYGIGYSGDGNYKLVRFTSRPFEVEGFEDVPEVEVYEFETSSWRTVGGKVDVDVEIARKCVSLMGNMYWVAYRCWKEYEKFIRVFDFSDETFKDICFCPPSYGDNSHLSCFNGDSLSLLQQDAASRKIEVWVSSKLGDGDVSFSKYFSLSGLDLPALRVHATAARPVYCFVKPKSVIVWCVEVEGKGTDKACSCCTLYEIDEDGVKSKKVTERNYVRDYSRAFVCGYAYVPSMIPLPWVRD